From the genome of Nakamurella flavida, one region includes:
- the shbA gene encoding RNA polymerase sigma factor ShbA, translating to MKQTVDVDDRDDLDRQVDRAISGDSRALDIVLARIHPIVVRYCRSRLSAGHRSSVTPDDIAQEVCMAVITALPSYRREGRPFLAFVYGICSHKVADAHRAAGRSRSHLVAEVPETISPDWNPEQLAVQGSVSRTVLDLLGHLPEVQREILRLRVGVGLSAEQTAEALGMTAGAVRVAQHRGLAKLRTLMAGDAGWSEQLL from the coding sequence ATGAAGCAGACAGTTGACGTCGACGATCGCGATGACCTGGACAGACAGGTCGATCGAGCGATCTCGGGGGACAGCCGGGCACTGGACATCGTCCTGGCCCGGATCCACCCCATCGTCGTCCGCTACTGCCGTTCCCGACTGTCCGCGGGCCATCGCTCATCGGTGACCCCGGACGACATCGCCCAGGAGGTGTGCATGGCCGTCATCACGGCTCTGCCCTCCTACCGTCGGGAGGGCCGCCCCTTCCTCGCCTTCGTGTACGGCATCTGCTCGCACAAGGTCGCCGACGCCCACCGCGCCGCCGGACGCTCCCGGTCGCACCTGGTGGCCGAGGTCCCCGAGACCATCTCCCCGGACTGGAATCCCGAGCAGCTCGCCGTCCAGGGGTCGGTCTCCCGCACCGTTCTCGACCTGCTGGGCCACCTGCCCGAGGTGCAGCGGGAGATCCTGCGCCTGCGCGTCGGCGTCGGGCTGAGCGCCGAGCAGACGGCCGAGGCCCTGGGCATGACCGCCGGAGCGGTCCGGGTCGCGCAGCACCGCGGCCTGGCCAAGCTCCGCACCTTGATGGCCGGC
- a CDS encoding response regulator transcription factor — protein MTNVLICDERRSARDGLTRVMSAVPSVDAIDCVGGGDELLARYGRQSADVVLIGTQRALTSGIEATRRLLAIHPSAVVIVFGSPDDTASIAAAIACGARGFLRWDATQPEIIAALADTLTIPRIPTVRDAVDGEAPLTERELQVLRGMSQGQSNGEIGRELFLSEDTVKTHARRLFRKLGARDRAQAVALGFRRGLVA, from the coding sequence ATGACCAATGTGCTGATCTGCGACGAGCGGCGGAGTGCCCGCGACGGTCTGACCCGGGTGATGAGTGCGGTGCCCTCCGTCGATGCGATCGACTGTGTCGGGGGTGGCGACGAACTGCTGGCCCGATACGGGCGACAGTCCGCGGACGTGGTCCTCATCGGCACCCAGCGGGCGTTGACCAGCGGGATCGAGGCGACCCGCCGGCTGCTCGCCATCCACCCGTCCGCCGTCGTCATCGTGTTCGGGTCACCGGACGACACCGCCTCCATCGCCGCGGCGATCGCCTGCGGGGCCCGGGGCTTCCTGCGCTGGGACGCCACCCAGCCGGAGATCATCGCGGCCCTGGCCGACACCCTGACGATTCCGCGCATCCCCACGGTGCGCGACGCGGTCGACGGAGAAGCTCCCCTGACCGAGCGCGAGCTGCAGGTGCTCCGCGGGATGAGCCAGGGCCAGTCCAACGGGGAGATCGGCCGCGAGTTGTTCCTCTCCGAGGACACCGTGAAGACGCATGCCCGCCGGCTGTTCCGCAAGCTCGGCGCCCGCGATCGCGCCCAGGCCGTCGCCCTGGGCTTCCGTCGCGGCCTGGTTGCCTGA